In a single window of the Leptospira wolffii serovar Khorat str. Khorat-H2 genome:
- a CDS encoding HAMP domain-containing protein yields the protein MGIFQFSYNSIGYISGTVFSLFLLVALAVIRRKTRQTWILILYLLCTLFLNFGFLIRTSVFSPLLSKPACFLIALYTCFSNSVLLSFLYSFYEKNRRREPKIALSIFVLTGVFGFLYYVIRNLDSKVFYNFNIQMFEFQKPETTAPMGVLHFLTFFWILFVIARRYSEEKREIFRGRRVVHPGIKEKNLKMWSSFGWAVSIHALFSLSYVLYGLGFLSFSNFQLVLTSATSIQLFLYTIIYLNYSPQPSSFMVKIVGVSLATVLILLGITARITFQIIESYYDGIREAEIENIRENLRFAGKYSLPDNVAYLTSHPRQPGSFDSELIVHSEIDPRILSHLLEKNEVEETQRSFQSSKEDSRFGIRLTDDMFRREYYGIRKGNTGDFISKRMYRELNYPGNVSVYIIRYIFASDDRIYEIGYPYESYSRSVHSIVVTMASILILAAVLLLLLLPYLFREGLARPLKSLVEELEHVNAGDYKTMVPVRSEDEFGSLARSFNRIVASIQAVRDELKHYTDAAVKKTSEDRKS from the coding sequence ATGGGCATTTTTCAATTCTCCTACAATTCCATAGGTTATATATCGGGGACCGTCTTCTCTCTTTTCCTATTGGTCGCCCTTGCGGTCATAAGAAGAAAAACGAGACAGACTTGGATTTTAATATTATATCTGCTATGCACATTGTTTTTGAATTTCGGATTTCTAATCCGGACTTCCGTGTTCTCCCCGCTCCTCTCCAAGCCGGCTTGTTTTCTGATCGCCCTGTATACCTGTTTTTCGAATTCGGTGCTTTTATCTTTTCTATATTCCTTCTACGAAAAAAACCGCAGAAGGGAACCGAAGATCGCCCTATCCATATTCGTTCTGACGGGAGTTTTCGGATTCCTTTATTATGTGATCCGAAATTTAGATTCTAAAGTATTCTATAATTTTAATATTCAAATGTTCGAGTTCCAAAAACCGGAAACTACGGCCCCTATGGGAGTCCTGCATTTTCTGACCTTTTTCTGGATCCTATTCGTCATCGCAAGACGATACTCGGAAGAAAAGCGTGAAATTTTCCGTGGGCGCAGGGTCGTTCACCCCGGGATTAAGGAAAAAAACCTAAAAATGTGGAGCTCCTTCGGATGGGCGGTCTCCATACACGCACTATTCTCGCTTTCTTACGTTCTATACGGGTTAGGCTTTCTGTCTTTTTCGAATTTCCAGCTCGTGCTCACGTCCGCTACCAGCATACAGCTTTTCCTATACACGATCATCTATTTGAATTATTCTCCTCAGCCCTCTTCCTTTATGGTCAAGATCGTGGGAGTTTCGCTTGCGACCGTGCTGATTCTTCTAGGTATAACTGCGAGAATCACCTTCCAGATCATCGAAAGCTATTACGACGGGATCCGAGAGGCGGAAATCGAGAACATCCGGGAGAACCTCAGATTCGCGGGAAAATATTCCCTTCCGGACAATGTCGCCTATCTTACCTCCCACCCAAGACAGCCGGGAAGCTTCGATTCGGAACTTATAGTACATAGCGAAATCGATCCTCGAATTCTCTCTCATCTACTGGAAAAAAACGAGGTGGAGGAGACCCAGAGGTCTTTTCAATCCTCCAAGGAAGATTCAAGATTCGGAATTCGCCTGACCGACGATATGTTCCGAAGAGAATATTACGGAATTCGAAAAGGAAATACGGGAGATTTCATATCCAAGCGTATGTATAGGGAACTTAATTATCCCGGGAACGTTTCCGTTTATATTATTAGATACATATTCGCATCCGACGATAGAATCTACGAGATTGGATATCCTTACGAGTCCTATAGCAGATCCGTGCATTCCATCGTAGTAACCATGGCCTCTATTCTAATTCTTGCGGCCGTTCTTCTACTTCTACTCCTTCCTTATCTTTTCCGGGAAGGTCTAGCTCGACCGTTAAAGAGTTTGGTCGAAGAATTGGAGCATGTGAATGCGGGAGACTACAAGACGATGGTCCCTGTGAGATCGGAGGACGAATTCGGGTCCTTAGCCCGGTCTTTCAATCGGATCGTCGCTTCGATCCAAGCGGTCAGAGACGAGTTGAAACATTATACGGATGCTGCGGTAAAGAAAACCTCAGAAGACCGGAAAAGCTAA
- the pyrF gene encoding orotidine-5'-phosphate decarboxylase codes for MDFYSKFVKRREELNSLLCVGIDPDISKLPGSLDKYPDKLYVFSREIVDATARYAVAYKPNIAFFEAFGSEGFAQFEKLIRHIKTNYPEIPIVADAKRGDLDNTARQYAKFFFKELGVDSLTLSPYMGSDTVRPFLEDESKLVFLLCLTSNPDSAELQKKTFSETGRTLYREVAALSEKFSPRNVGLVVGATHPKELQEIRMAHPDRIFLIPGYGAQGASLEEVISVCGRNSLINSSRGIIFSSSGEDFAEAAGKAAASVSEQMRKLLK; via the coding sequence GTGGATTTCTATTCCAAATTCGTAAAAAGAAGGGAGGAGTTAAACTCCCTTCTTTGCGTAGGAATCGATCCCGATATCTCCAAACTTCCTGGTTCCCTAGACAAGTACCCCGACAAACTCTACGTCTTTTCCAGAGAGATCGTGGATGCCACCGCTCGATACGCTGTAGCTTACAAACCTAATATCGCATTCTTCGAGGCCTTCGGTTCGGAAGGATTCGCCCAGTTCGAAAAACTCATCCGTCATATCAAAACGAACTATCCGGAGATCCCCATCGTAGCCGACGCCAAACGGGGAGATTTGGATAATACCGCGAGACAATACGCCAAATTCTTCTTTAAGGAATTGGGAGTGGATTCTTTGACTCTTTCTCCTTATATGGGTTCGGATACGGTTCGACCATTCTTGGAGGACGAATCCAAGTTGGTCTTCCTACTTTGCCTGACTTCCAATCCGGATTCCGCCGAACTGCAAAAGAAAACATTCTCCGAAACGGGAAGGACTCTATACAGAGAAGTCGCCGCACTAAGCGAGAAATTTTCCCCAAGAAACGTTGGCTTGGTCGTAGGAGCCACCCATCCCAAGGAATTGCAGGAAATCCGCATGGCGCATCCGGATAGAATTTTCCTAATCCCGGGCTACGGAGCCCAAGGCGCTTCTTTGGAAGAAGTGATCTCGGTATGCGGACGCAATTCTCTGATAAATTCTTCTCGTGGTATTATCTTTTCTTCGTCCGGAGAGGATTTTGCCGAGGCCGCAGGAAAGGCGGCCGCTTCCGTTTCGGAACAGATGCGAAAGCTTCTGAAATAA